Sequence from the Candidatus Dormiibacterota bacterium genome:
AGAGGCCGAAATGAAAGCCGGCGAACCACGAGCCCAACGCCTGATGCGCCCCGACCGCTCCGCCCGAGCTTTGAGTGCCCGCGCCCCACGAGAGCGCCGTCAGGACGAACGATGCGCCGACGATGCCCGAGCCGAACCATCCGGCCACGCGCCGCATCTGCGGGCCGAACGCCCAGAGTACCAGCGCGCCCAATAACGGTAAGAGCCATAGCGCCAAGAGATACGGGTAACTCCCGTCAACGCCCATGATATGCCGAATCATTCGTGTGCCGTTACCCCTTGAGCATCGCTACGTCGTCCACGTCGACGTGCTTGGCGGTTCGAAACACCGCTACCACGATCGCCAGGCCAATCGCGGCCTCGGCTGCGGCAACGGTGATTACGAGAAAAGCGAAGATATGGCCCGCGTTGTTCATCCAGGCTCGCGCGAACGCCATG
This genomic interval carries:
- the nuoK gene encoding NADH-quinone oxidoreductase subunit NuoK — translated: MTSSLLPVALGNYIALSAVLFFMGVVGVIVRRNPLVMLMSIELMFNAANLLFMAFARAWMNNAGHIFAFLVITVAAAEAAIGLAIVVAVFRTAKHVDVDDVAMLKG